DNA from Paraburkholderia sp. ZP32-5:
ATCACGCGCCGCGCAAACCGCAAGGCAATCGCTCGCACAACGGCAATCCGGGCGCGTTGCTCGGTGGCGGCGCGAAGCCTCGCAACGACGCGCCGCGCGCACCGCAGTCGCGCAACGGCGAACGCAACCGTTAAGCGTTCTGCCGTCCCGGCTTCGCCCGCTTCGAAGTCACCGCCTCGCGGCCGTTGGTTCTGTCCTGCTCGAAGAACTAACGGCTCTGCGCGGCGGCGGCTTGCTTCAGACGCTCGAGCTGCTGTTCCCATCGCTCGAGCACCTTACTCCCCTCTCCTTGCAGTTCGAACGTGATGCCGCCTGTCAGGCGCGCATAGCGCACGCTCTGCGATTCTCCCGCGTCGATCGAAGCGAGCAGATAGACGAGCCCGCTGTCATCGCCGGCCGCTGACGGCATCGGCACGACGCGCAACTGCACCTGATAGAACGCTTCATCGCACACGAAGCTCAGCGCCGCGCGGCCATTCTGCGCGATCGCGCGCGTCGCGCGCGCCTGCGGCCATAACGCGATGCACAGCGTGCGTGAATCGGGCGCGTAGAGTTCGCCGAGGCTCAGCAACGACGTGCGCACGTGGCCGTTCGCATCGACGGTGAGCAGCGATG
Protein-coding regions in this window:
- a CDS encoding pyridoxamine 5'-phosphate oxidase family protein, giving the protein MSDSSASSPAPARPLEQNIFDEWPANVRALFDGSSLADKPGFTASLLTVDANGHVRTSLLSLGELYAPDSRTLCIALWPQARATRAIAQNGRAALSFVCDEAFYQVQLRVVPMPSAAGDDSGLVYLLASIDAGESQSVRYARLTGGITFELQGEGSKVLERWEQQLERLKQAAAAQSR